CCGCAGATGAGGGCCGCAATGGCCAGAGTCGAAAGGATGCGATTCTTCATGAGTTTGTTCTTCCTCCCCAAAATGTTGGGATTCCCTCGGTTGATATTGCTGCTGAGCGAAAATGCGCCCTGCTTCGCGGACCCCGCCCCCCGATGTGGGGCTTCCACGCGCATGGACGCATCCCTCGCCGCGAACGCGGGCAAAACTATGCGATGAAGGCTTTGCTGGCAAGTACATCCGTCACAATGCGCGCTGTAGCTTTTTGGCTCAGCACGCTCGGTCGAACGATCGATTGGCAAATAACTGTGTAATTACAGCATGTTGTAGCTTTTTGTGATATCAGTCGCAACAAGGGGTTCCAGGTCTTCGCCACAATTTCTTCACCCACTGCACGTCGGGTGGCGCGGAGGCGCGTGCCATGGTGAGCCTTCGAGCGCCAATGTGAGCGAGTCCGTGGCGTGGCTTCAGGGCGGCCCAGGCGCGCCCCTGCGGAAGTTCGTCACGCGCAAAAGAGCTGTGATATATTCGAGCCGGTTGCATCAGGCGGGGACCGGGGGGAAGCACTTGGAGAGCGCGAAGGGTGTCCTCAAAGAGCACCAGGACATCAATATCCTGGTGCGGGATCTGGGCAAGGTCGTTCAGTGGGAAGTCACCCTGCTGAGCGAGCTGAGTGTGCGCGGCCAGCTCCGCGCGGATCTGATCGCGCTCTGCGTCCAGCTCGAACGCCACTTCGCCACCGAAGAGGCCGGTCACTACCTCGAAGAGATCGGCCGCCGCGATCCCGGCGCTCGCGACGAGCTCGCCGCGCTGCAGGACGAACACCCCACGCTCATGGAACTGTTCATCCAGGCGCAAAAAGCCTGCGACCACAGCTCCCACGAAGCCATGGACAAGCTCAAGGAGATCCTGCGCAGGGGGCTCCACATGCTCCAGCACCACGAGCAGCGCGAGACCGCGCTGGTGAGGAAGGTTTTCGGGGGCTAGCGGGCTCAGCTCATCTCGAACAGGAGTTGGCTGCCTTCCTTGAACTCGGCGACGCGCTTTTCGAAGAGCAGCTTGTCCAGGTGCCCGCGAACAACCATTCCGGCCAGGGTGTGCACGCGCGAGTCGACGTCGGCGTAGATGGTCTGGACCATGGCCTCGATGGTCTTGGGGCCGGTGCTCAGTTCCTTGAGGATCTGGGCCTCGCGAATCATGCGGTGGCCGTAATACTCGTCGATCTTGGCCTTCGGATCGGTGACCACCGGGCCGTGGCCGCCGCGGATTTCCTTGAGTGGCAGCTCGCGGACTTTCAGCAGACTGGCAAGGTAGTCGCGAATGTTCCCGTGGGGAGGGCCCACCCAGGGCGTGCCCTTGCCGATGATGTGGTCGCCGGTAAAGAGCGTGCCGCTCTCCTCAAGGAAATAGCAGGTGTGTGAGTGGGTGTGCCCGGGCGTGGCAATCGCGCGCACGGCAATGCCGGCGCCGGTCTCGATGGTCTGGTCGTTGCCGCTGAGGCGCCCGTCGATCTCCTCGTCCTTGACGAACTTGCCGATGCGCGTCTCCTCAGGATTGGCCCAGAGGGCGGCGCCGTATTTCTCGCGGATCTGCGCGGCATACTCGCTGTGGTCGGGGTGGAAGTGGGTGACCAGAATGTCGGTGAGCGTGAG
This portion of the Chrysiogenia bacterium genome encodes:
- a CDS encoding MBL fold metallo-hydrolase; translation: MSAQIEIRPLEIDGSGSSFDPDQRNNIYLLVRGAKAVLIDGCYAHDQARSCVAQALKGLTLTDILVTHFHPDHSEYAAQIREKYGAALWANPEETRIGKFVKDEEIDGRLSGNDQTIETGAGIAVRAIATPGHTHSHTCYFLEESGTLFTGDHIIGKGTPWVGPPHGNIRDYLASLLKVRELPLKEIRGGHGPVVTDPKAKIDEYYGHRMIREAQILKELSTGPKTIEAMVQTIYADVDSRVHTLAGMVVRGHLDKLLFEKRVAEFKEGSQLLFEMS